One window of uncultured Fibrobacter sp. genomic DNA carries:
- a CDS encoding DegT/DnrJ/EryC1/StrS aminotransferase family protein, with translation MIPFVNLTGQREKYRFELEKAERAVLDSGCYIGGPEVSALEKELSAYSGVPHTLTCASGTDALTLALMTLQLQPGNEVIVPDFTFIAPAECCAFLGGTPVFADIDRETLQISPESVRTLIGKRTKGIIAVNLFGQCAPFKELRKIADEFGLWIIEDAAQAFGARILDSTKGSPTSHNNKACAFGDISITSFYPSKPLGCYGDGGAVFTKDEALAQRVRTIANHGSIGRYDHQIVGMNSRLDALQAAVLRVKLRHLDEELAVREQNAALYDLFFEEYNASTPKELQVVPQKIAEGNTSTYAQYTVLAENRDYFIQKLNAAGIPYCIHYPTPLHSQGCFGAPIAECGTPLSANGNNAEWASRRVVSLPVCAFTNVSGIIAKLRTN, from the coding sequence ATGATTCCCTTCGTAAATCTGACTGGACAGCGCGAAAAATACCGTTTTGAACTCGAAAAAGCCGAACGGGCGGTGCTGGACAGCGGCTGTTACATTGGCGGTCCGGAAGTTTCCGCCCTGGAAAAAGAGCTTTCTGCTTATTCCGGTGTGCCCCATACGCTGACCTGCGCTAGCGGTACAGATGCACTCACCTTAGCCCTGATGACGCTCCAGTTACAGCCTGGCAACGAAGTTATCGTTCCCGATTTTACCTTTATCGCCCCGGCGGAATGTTGCGCCTTTTTAGGAGGCACGCCCGTTTTTGCGGATATCGACCGAGAGACCTTGCAGATTTCCCCAGAAAGCGTCCGTACGCTGATCGGGAAACGAACCAAGGGAATCATCGCGGTAAACCTTTTCGGACAGTGCGCGCCCTTCAAGGAACTGCGTAAAATCGCCGACGAATTCGGCCTCTGGATTATTGAAGATGCGGCCCAGGCTTTTGGAGCAAGGATCCTTGACTCGACGAAAGGCTCCCCTACATCCCATAACAACAAGGCCTGCGCCTTCGGCGACATTTCTATCACGAGTTTCTATCCGAGCAAGCCACTCGGATGCTACGGCGACGGCGGCGCGGTATTCACCAAGGACGAGGCACTCGCCCAACGTGTACGCACCATCGCAAACCACGGAAGCATCGGCCGCTACGACCACCAGATTGTAGGCATGAACAGCAGGCTCGATGCACTGCAAGCGGCAGTCCTGCGCGTCAAGCTAAGGCACCTCGACGAGGAACTGGCAGTGCGAGAGCAAAACGCCGCTCTCTACGACCTTTTTTTTGAGGAATACAACGCGTCCACTCCCAAGGAGTTGCAGGTTGTTCCGCAGAAAATCGCGGAAGGTAACACCAGTACCTACGCACAGTACACAGTCCTTGCCGAAAACAGAGATTACTTTATTCAAAAACTAAACGCTGCAGGCATTCCCTACTGCATCCACTACCCCACTCCCCTGCATAGCCAAGGCTGCTTTGGCGCCCCTATCGCAGAATGTGGAACACCTCTATCCGCAAACGGGAACAATGCCGAATGGGCCTCAAGACGCGTCGTAAGCCTTCCGGTCTGCGCCTTTACCAACGTCAGCGGAATCATCGCGAAATTAAGAACAAATTAA
- a CDS encoding zinc ribbon domain-containing protein, whose protein sequence is MLCPHCHSPIKENATFCPHCGSDKDTGWSEGAEFTDLEAPDYDEIVENEFGDDPNSPYAQKKKANPLAIAAAVIVALAFIAAMVF, encoded by the coding sequence ATGCTCTGTCCTCATTGTCATTCCCCCATCAAAGAAAACGCCACATTCTGCCCGCATTGCGGAAGCGACAAGGATACCGGCTGGTCCGAAGGTGCGGAATTTACCGACCTCGAGGCACCGGATTATGACGAAATTGTCGAGAACGAATTCGGAGATGACCCGAACAGCCCCTACGCCCAAAAGAAAAAAGCAAACCCGCTTGCTATAGCGGCAGCAGTGATTGTGGCCCTTGCATTTATTGCGGCAATGGTATTCTAG
- the rpsT gene encoding 30S ribosomal protein S20: MPQHKSCKKRLLQAEKANAMNRSTRSAIRTALKAVRSATTKEEALKAMPALFSMLDKAAAKGRAGFCANRAANYKAKAAKVVNSLA; the protein is encoded by the coding sequence GTGCCTCAACACAAATCTTGCAAAAAGCGTTTGCTTCAGGCCGAAAAGGCCAATGCCATGAACCGTTCGACTCGTTCCGCTATCCGTACTGCCCTCAAGGCTGTCCGTAGCGCAACCACCAAGGAAGAAGCCCTCAAGGCCATGCCGGCTCTGTTCAGCATGCTCGACAAGGCTGCTGCCAAGGGTCGTGCCGGTTTCTGCGCAAACCGCGCCGCTAACTACAAGGCTAAGGCCGCTAAGGTCGTCAACAGCCTCGCTTAA